Genomic segment of Archaeoglobus neptunius:
GAAAAGACGGAGATCCGGAGAGACTTGTTGGGAGAGACGTATCCGGCAGAAAGGCAAAACTCATTCTTGTTCCAACAACAGCCGGAACAGGTTCAGAGGTGACCAAGCTCGCAGTTTTCAAAATTCCGGGCAGAGAGGTAAAATACGTGTTTGACAGCCCCTCACTCTACGCAGATGTTGCCATCGTTGATCCAGTTTTGACGGTGTCTGCTCCACCAGAAGTCACAGCGAGTTCCGGAATCGATGCTATCTGCCATGCAATCGAGGCGTACACCTCCAGATACGCAAGTCCGATTTCAGACGTTCTGGCAGAGAAGGCGATAAAAACAGGTTCAAATGCGCTCAGAGAGGCTTTTGCAAATGGTGATAATCTAAAAGCACGGACTGGGATGTCGTATGCGGCACTTCTTGCAGGAATAGCCTTTAACAACGCTGGAACCGGTCTTGGACACGCTCTGGGTTATGCGCACAGCCACATCCACAATCTTCCCCACGGCGCCAGTGTGGGGGTCACAATGCCATACGTGCTGCAGTACAATGCGATAAGTGATCTCAAAAAACACGCCAGAATCGCCCGGCTTTTGGGCTCGAACGTCAGGCATACAAGAGACGCAGCATTTCAGGCGGGATTGGAGTTCGCAAATCTTCTCAGAGATCTTAACATGCCATTGAAACTGTCAGATCTGGGTGCTGGAGAAGAGGACGTTTCAGACATCGTGGAGAGGATATTTCTCAGCGAAAAGCATGTTTCAAGGAATCCAAGAACTGTGAGAAAAGAGGA
This window contains:
- a CDS encoding iron-containing alcohol dehydrogenase is translated as MDSFSFECVRIVFGCGSLERLSDEVKMLKGRRVAVVTDRALRETGEKVCEILNRSGLNCELWSGVTAEPEIDVVKEFVSQFDFDTVVGVGGGSTLDVAKLAAVTGKDGDPERLVGRDVSGRKAKLILVPTTAGTGSEVTKLAVFKIPGREVKYVFDSPSLYADVAIVDPVLTVSAPPEVTASSGIDAICHAIEAYTSRYASPISDVLAEKAIKTGSNALREAFANGDNLKARTGMSYAALLAGIAFNNAGTGLGHALGYAHSHIHNLPHGASVGVTMPYVLQYNAISDLKKHARIARLLGSNVRHTRDAAFQAGLEFANLLRDLNMPLKLSDLGAGEEDVSDIVERIFLSEKHVSRNPRTVRKEDMFELVRKAVYGLLSAENN